Proteins found in one Ovis aries strain OAR_USU_Benz2616 breed Rambouillet chromosome 19, ARS-UI_Ramb_v3.0, whole genome shotgun sequence genomic segment:
- the UBA7 gene encoding ubiquitin-like modifier-activating enzyme 7 isoform X4, with the protein MDTLETSKSLDKELYSRQLYVLGLPAMRRIQGAKVLLSGLQGLGAEVAKNLVLMGVGSLTLHDPHPTCWSDLAAQVVVLTASRLEEQLRVGTLCHEHGVCFLMADTRGLVGQLFCDFGKNFTVQDPTEAEPLMATIQHISQGSPGILTLREEADAHHFHTGDWVTFSGIEGMVELNGCDPRPLHVREDGTLEIGDTTAFSRYLRGGAVTEVKRAKTVSHEPLDTALLQPRVVAQSPQEVHRARCLHQSFRSLHKFQQLHGRPPKPWDPVDAEMVVDLAQAMGPLKGTEGEPLEEQLDESLVRTVALSSAGGLSPMAAVLGAVAAQEVLKAISGKFMPLDQWLYFDALDCLPEDGDPFPNPEDCAPRRCRYDGQTAVFGADFQEKLSHQHYLLVGAGAVGCELLKGFALMGLGAGGSGGVTVADMDHVELSNLSRQFLFRSQDIHRQKAEVAAEATRRLNADLQVTPLNLQLDPTTEHIFGDDFFSGVDGVAAAVDTFEARDYVAARCTHFLKPLLEAGTTGTRGSAGVFIPHVTENYKAPSDAASEDAPDPVCTVRYIPATTEHTVQWAKGEFDDLFCESAKTINSHPHALSSPEGLVKSQKQPLLQTMRGVLTERPQTWRDCVLWALGHWQLRFHYGITQLLRTYPPDKVQEDGTPFWSGPKQCPQPLEFDASQDTHLLYVLAAANLYAQMHRLPGSQDQTALRGLLNLLPLPDPQNLDRIFASELELDSPSGCKQLHEDLKTWSKGPSLEPLTFEKDNDSNFHVDFVVAAASLRAQNYAIPVASHAETKRIVGRIIPAVVTTTAAVAGLVGLELYKVVGGPRPRHAFRHSYLHLAENYFSRWVPKAPDIQKELQGLRVTMLLHGSAQLYSAGWSEEKQARHLSRRVTELVKKEPGQRVLVLELGYEGEEYDTNFPRLHYKL; encoded by the exons ATGGATACCCTGGAGACCTCCAAGTCGCTGGATAAGGAGCTATACTCGCGGCAGCT GTATGTGCTGGGCTTGCCGGCCATGCGGAGAATTCAGGGAGCCAAGGTGCTGCTGTCTGGCCTGCAGGGCCTGGGGGCTGAGGTGGCCAAAAACTTGGTCCTGATGGGTGTGGGCAGCCTCACTCTCCATGATCCCCATCCTACTTGCTGGTCTGACCTGGCTGCCCAG GTGGTGGTGCTGACCGCCTCAAGGCTGGAGGAGCAGCTGAGAGTGGGAACCTTGTGCCATGAGCATGGAGTCTGCTTCCTGATGGCGGACACCCGAGGCCTTGTCGG GCAGCTGTTTTGTGACTTCGGTAAGAACTTCACTGTGCAGGACCCCACGGAGGCGGAACCCCTGATGGCCACCATCCAGCACATCTCCCAG GGCTCCCCTGGCATTCTCACtctgagagaagaggctgatgcCCACCACTTCCACACAGGGGATTGGGTGACTTTCTCAGGCATTGAGGGCATGGTGGAGCTCAACGGCTGTGATCCTCGGCCTCTCCATGTGCGGG AGGACGGGACCTTGGAGATTGGAGACACAACAGCTTTCTCTCGTTACTTACGTGGCGGGGCTGTCACTGAGGTCAAGAGAGCCAAGACTGTCAGCCAC GAACCCCTGGACACAGCCCTCCTTCAGCCCCGTGTGGTGGCCCAGAGTCCCCAGGAAGTTCACCGTGCCCGCTgcctgcatcagtccttccgctCACTGCACAAGTTCCAGCAGCTCCATGGCCGCCCTCCCAAGCCTTGGGATCCT GTTGATGCAGAGATGGTGGTGGACCTGGCCCAGGCCATGGGACCACTGAAGGGGACAGAAGGAGAGCCTCTGGAAGAGCAGCTGGATGAGTCTCTGGTGCGGACAGTTGCCCTGAGCAGTGCTGGTGGCTTGAGCCCCATGGCAGCCGTGCTAGGTGCTGTGGCTGCCCAGGAAGTGCTGAAG GCGATTTCTGGCAAGTTTATGCCCCTGGACCAGTGGCTGTACTTCGATGCCCTGGATTGCCTTCCGGAAGATGGGGACCCCTTTCCCAACCCTGAGGACTGTGCACCG AGACGCTGCCGCTATGATGGGCAAACCGCAGTGTTTGGGGCAGATTTTCAGGAGAAGCTGAGCCACCAGCACTACCTCCTG GTGGGTGCTGGCGCTGTCGGCTGCGAGCTGCTCAAAGGCTTTGCCCTGATGGGCCTGGGGGCCGGGGGCAGTGGGGGCGTGACCGTTGCCGACATGGACCATGTGGAGCTCTCCAACCTTAGCCGGCAGTTCCTCTTCAGGTCCCAGGACATTCAC AGGCAAAAGGCAGAGGTGGCTGCAGAGGCCACTCGCCGCCTGAATGCAGACTTGCAGGTTACCCCACTCAACCTCCAGCTGGATCCCACTACAGAGCACATCTTTGGGGACGACTTCTTCTCCGGTGTGGATGGCGTGGCTGCTGCCGTGGACACTTTCGAGGCCC GGGACTACGTAGCTGCTCGTTGCACCCACTTTCTGAAACCACTCCTGGAGGCAGGCACCACAGGCACCCGGGGTAGCGCTGGTGTGTTCATACCGCACGTGACTGAGAACTACAAAGCCCCCTCTGATGCAGCTTCTGAAGATGCCCCCGACCCTGTCTGCACCGTGCGGTACATTCCTGCCACAACCGAGCACACCGTGCAG TGGGCCAAGGGTGAGTTTGACGACCTTTTCTGTGAGTCTGCCAAGACCATCAACAGCCACCCACA CGCGCTCTCATCTCCAGAAGGCTTGGTTAAGTCGCAGAAGCAGCCCCTCCTGCAGACAATGCGGGGTGTCCTGACAGAGCGTCCACAGACCTGGCGAGACTGCGTGCTGTGGGCCCTTGGCCACTGGCAGCTCCGCTTCCATTATGGCATCACACAGCTGCTGAGGACCTACCCACCTGACAAA GTGCAGGAGGATGGAACTCCATTCTGGTCGGGTCCCAAACAGTGTCCCCAGCCCTTGGAGTTTGATGCCAGCCAA GATACACACCTCCTTTATGTGCTGGCAGCTGCCAACCTATATGCCCAGATGCATAGGCTGCCTGGCTCACAGGACCAGACTGCGCTGAGGGGACTACTGAATTTGCTGCCACTGCCTGACCCCCAGAACTTGGACCGCATTTTTGCTAGTGAGCTGGAGCTGGATTCGCCTTCTG gCTGTAAGCAACTGCATGAAGACCTGAAGACCTGGAGCAAGGGTCCTTCCCTTGAACCCTTGACATTCGAGAAG GACAATGACAGCAACTTCCACGTGGATTTTGTGGTGGCAGCGGCCAGCCTGAGAGCTCAGAACTATGCGATCCCAGTGGCTAGCCATGCTGAG ACCAAGCGAATTGTGGGCCGGATTATCCCAGCCGTTGTCACCACTACAGCGGCCGTGGCTGGCCTGGTGGGCTTGGAGCTGTACAAGGTGGTGGGCGGACCACGGCCCCGCCACGCCTTTCGCCACAGCTATCTGCACCTGGCTGAAAACTACTTTAGCCGCTGGGTACCTAAGGCCCCAGACATCCAGAAG GAGCTACAAGGACTGAGGGTGACGATGCTCCTGCATGGGTCGGCCCAGCTCTACTCAGCAGGATGGTCTGAGGAAAAACAGGCCCGGCACCTGTCCCGCAG GGTGACAGAGCTGGTGAAGAAGGAGCCTGGGCAGCGGGTGCTGGTATTGGAACTTGGCTATGAGGGCGAGGAGTATGACACTAACTTTCCACGCTTGCACTACAAGCTGTGA
- the UBA7 gene encoding ubiquitin-like modifier-activating enzyme 7 isoform X5, which yields MIPILLAGLTWLPRQLFCDFGKNFTVQDPTEAEPLMATIQHISQGSPGILTLREEADAHHFHTGDWVTFSGIEGMVELNGCDPRPLHVREDGTLEIGDTTAFSRYLRGGAVTEVKRAKTVSHEPLDTALLQPRVVAQSPQEVHRARCLHQSFRSLHKFQQLHGRPPKPWDPVDAEMVVDLAQAMGPLKGTEGEPLEEQLDESLVRTVALSSAGGLSPMAAVLGAVAAQEVLKAISGKFMPLDQWLYFDALDCLPEDGDPFPNPEDCAPRRCRYDGQTAVFGADFQEKLSHQHYLLVGAGAVGCELLKGFALMGLGAGGSGGVTVADMDHVELSNLSRQFLFRSQDIHRQKAEVAAEATRRLNADLQVTPLNLQLDPTTEHIFGDDFFSGVDGVAAAVDTFEARDYVAARCTHFLKPLLEAGTTGTRGSAGVFIPHVTENYKAPSDAASEDAPDPVCTVRYIPATTEHTVQWAKGEFDDLFCESAKTINSHPHALSSPEGLVKSQKQPLLQTMRGVLTERPQTWRDCVLWALGHWQLRFHYGITQLLRTYPPDKVQEDGTPFWSGPKQCPQPLEFDASQDTHLLYVLAAANLYAQMHRLPGSQDQTALRGLLNLLPLPDPQNLDRIFASELELDSPSGCKQLHEDLKTWSKGPSLEPLTFEKDNDSNFHVDFVVAAASLRAQNYAIPVASHAETKRIVGRIIPAVVTTTAAVAGLVGLELYKVVGGPRPRHAFRHSYLHLAENYFSRWVPKAPDIQKFHHLKWTCWDRLEVPAGQPERTLESLLAHIQELQGLRVTMLLHGSAQLYSAGWSEEKQARHLSRRVTELVKKEPGQRVLVLELGYEGEEYDTNFPRLHYKL from the exons ATGATCCCCATCCTACTTGCTGGTCTGACCTGGCTGCCCAG GCAGCTGTTTTGTGACTTCGGTAAGAACTTCACTGTGCAGGACCCCACGGAGGCGGAACCCCTGATGGCCACCATCCAGCACATCTCCCAG GGCTCCCCTGGCATTCTCACtctgagagaagaggctgatgcCCACCACTTCCACACAGGGGATTGGGTGACTTTCTCAGGCATTGAGGGCATGGTGGAGCTCAACGGCTGTGATCCTCGGCCTCTCCATGTGCGGG AGGACGGGACCTTGGAGATTGGAGACACAACAGCTTTCTCTCGTTACTTACGTGGCGGGGCTGTCACTGAGGTCAAGAGAGCCAAGACTGTCAGCCAC GAACCCCTGGACACAGCCCTCCTTCAGCCCCGTGTGGTGGCCCAGAGTCCCCAGGAAGTTCACCGTGCCCGCTgcctgcatcagtccttccgctCACTGCACAAGTTCCAGCAGCTCCATGGCCGCCCTCCCAAGCCTTGGGATCCT GTTGATGCAGAGATGGTGGTGGACCTGGCCCAGGCCATGGGACCACTGAAGGGGACAGAAGGAGAGCCTCTGGAAGAGCAGCTGGATGAGTCTCTGGTGCGGACAGTTGCCCTGAGCAGTGCTGGTGGCTTGAGCCCCATGGCAGCCGTGCTAGGTGCTGTGGCTGCCCAGGAAGTGCTGAAG GCGATTTCTGGCAAGTTTATGCCCCTGGACCAGTGGCTGTACTTCGATGCCCTGGATTGCCTTCCGGAAGATGGGGACCCCTTTCCCAACCCTGAGGACTGTGCACCG AGACGCTGCCGCTATGATGGGCAAACCGCAGTGTTTGGGGCAGATTTTCAGGAGAAGCTGAGCCACCAGCACTACCTCCTG GTGGGTGCTGGCGCTGTCGGCTGCGAGCTGCTCAAAGGCTTTGCCCTGATGGGCCTGGGGGCCGGGGGCAGTGGGGGCGTGACCGTTGCCGACATGGACCATGTGGAGCTCTCCAACCTTAGCCGGCAGTTCCTCTTCAGGTCCCAGGACATTCAC AGGCAAAAGGCAGAGGTGGCTGCAGAGGCCACTCGCCGCCTGAATGCAGACTTGCAGGTTACCCCACTCAACCTCCAGCTGGATCCCACTACAGAGCACATCTTTGGGGACGACTTCTTCTCCGGTGTGGATGGCGTGGCTGCTGCCGTGGACACTTTCGAGGCCC GGGACTACGTAGCTGCTCGTTGCACCCACTTTCTGAAACCACTCCTGGAGGCAGGCACCACAGGCACCCGGGGTAGCGCTGGTGTGTTCATACCGCACGTGACTGAGAACTACAAAGCCCCCTCTGATGCAGCTTCTGAAGATGCCCCCGACCCTGTCTGCACCGTGCGGTACATTCCTGCCACAACCGAGCACACCGTGCAG TGGGCCAAGGGTGAGTTTGACGACCTTTTCTGTGAGTCTGCCAAGACCATCAACAGCCACCCACA CGCGCTCTCATCTCCAGAAGGCTTGGTTAAGTCGCAGAAGCAGCCCCTCCTGCAGACAATGCGGGGTGTCCTGACAGAGCGTCCACAGACCTGGCGAGACTGCGTGCTGTGGGCCCTTGGCCACTGGCAGCTCCGCTTCCATTATGGCATCACACAGCTGCTGAGGACCTACCCACCTGACAAA GTGCAGGAGGATGGAACTCCATTCTGGTCGGGTCCCAAACAGTGTCCCCAGCCCTTGGAGTTTGATGCCAGCCAA GATACACACCTCCTTTATGTGCTGGCAGCTGCCAACCTATATGCCCAGATGCATAGGCTGCCTGGCTCACAGGACCAGACTGCGCTGAGGGGACTACTGAATTTGCTGCCACTGCCTGACCCCCAGAACTTGGACCGCATTTTTGCTAGTGAGCTGGAGCTGGATTCGCCTTCTG gCTGTAAGCAACTGCATGAAGACCTGAAGACCTGGAGCAAGGGTCCTTCCCTTGAACCCTTGACATTCGAGAAG GACAATGACAGCAACTTCCACGTGGATTTTGTGGTGGCAGCGGCCAGCCTGAGAGCTCAGAACTATGCGATCCCAGTGGCTAGCCATGCTGAG ACCAAGCGAATTGTGGGCCGGATTATCCCAGCCGTTGTCACCACTACAGCGGCCGTGGCTGGCCTGGTGGGCTTGGAGCTGTACAAGGTGGTGGGCGGACCACGGCCCCGCCACGCCTTTCGCCACAGCTATCTGCACCTGGCTGAAAACTACTTTAGCCGCTGGGTACCTAAGGCCCCAGACATCCAGAAG TTCCATCACCTGAAGTGGACCTGTTGGGACCGCTTGGAAGTGCCTGCTGGGCAGCCCGAGAGGACCCTGGAGTCGTTGCTGGCCCACATCCAG GAGCTACAAGGACTGAGGGTGACGATGCTCCTGCATGGGTCGGCCCAGCTCTACTCAGCAGGATGGTCTGAGGAAAAACAGGCCCGGCACCTGTCCCGCAG GGTGACAGAGCTGGTGAAGAAGGAGCCTGGGCAGCGGGTGCTGGTATTGGAACTTGGCTATGAGGGCGAGGAGTATGACACTAACTTTCCACGCTTGCACTACAAGCTGTGA